The nucleotide window TTAGTACgctatttcgtttcaatatggcggtcGTTCAAACGAAAACAATCACAACtaagttatttataaacctagagaaaaaaagaaaaaatgtttcaGAATGCTTACAAGATTTCTTAATCCTTTTGTTATATACAGtttgttttttatcaaataatttttgggatattgaatataattttaatccaataagaataaaattaataatactacaGTGTTCACAAAATGTATGTACTTCTTACGAATAAGTCGGAATGAATATTTAATCTACCAAAATAACTCTAGGGTTATAATGGAGACAGCCGACAATCCGGAAGTTCTACTGATTAGGAACAGTTTGTGTTCTCAACAGTCAGATATCTTTGATAGGTACTGTCTGAATAgctttatatataaacacacatatgtgtgtgtatgtgtatgtgtcttatacaaattaaaacatatttttgaacgATATGTTGCAAACAGACAGTATGATTAtcaatctgttttatttttttcagcaTAAAGAATGATTATAGCTGTTAAGCATATCGAAATTGTAGTAAATTGtattacatactttttatttattagtttatgtacTTATTAATTCCCATGAGggacttctggttggtttataccttccaataGAACCCACAGTTGCTACAGTGATACCGATGTATGGAGATGTAGTTTTCTCTAACACACTAACCACACTGGGTAAGATTGGTTAGAGACAGGGCAGACTAAGTCGTCCCCAAGGTCCCAGGAAAAAAGTTTCTTGCTGAATGTTAGAAATGGCTGTTTTCATATTGATTTGTGTACACTCACGCCACAATCGTGTCTAATAGAGAAATTGGAATACATTAGCGATGGATATGTCGTTATCAGAATCTCAAAAGAATATAATGACTTTTTGCTAAGTAGCGCAAACGAAAAAcaatcttgtaatttttaaaactaatctaaTCAATGTGTTCTTCCCAAGTTAATCCTCTGGCGATATCCTTACAGACAGAAAATTTGTacagaaagaaattaattatacGCTACCATTACAGCCTAATGAGTGACAGCTTCTATTAAACCAAATCACTGgctttttaaattgatattttttagttctttgactctaagaacaaaaatttaacgttttaaaatctcATAGGTTAGTTCTCACCAATGAtgacatatttgttttaatattttcccgtttccatcatggttacctgtaagactaatgtaaaaatattaacacctatccaaattccatggagtgatatACTTTATCATTATACTCAGAGCAGTTGTCTATaaacaaatgaagcttcatcATAATTTCTGGTCTATATAtttcagttcgttttcaagataccATCGGATAGACAAAAAGATACAAATAGACAGACTAGCAGTCACACAGAAATACAATTTGCCATCTCCAgggagtgatagacttcgctaacgctctgccagTAAACAACCTAGACAAAATCCGCCCGCATGCATTCCTTTCTCATTATCAATATCTtcagattgtttacaaaatagttaaaatatgaaacgTAATAGAATAAGTACTCGTAAATATTTTATAGCCTTATTGTGTAAAGCATTTTATGGTGTAATTAAACTGGTTCTCTCTCCAGCAGCAGTCATGCCTCTGGTTCTCTACTACACGGAAACCAGTCCTCCGACACGTTCTGTAGACTTGGTCATTCATGCCCTTGGTTTAACCGCAGAGCACAAGGAAGTAGACTTGTTTAGCAATGAGCATTTATCTCCTGATTTTCTGAAGGTTAGTTCACATTTCTTATATAGATAAACTTCTTTGAAAAAGcgttataataattagttaatctacctaatatttaatctttacctttacctttttatatttaatacctaAAAACCAGAGTCGCTTCTAGGGTTGCTGGTACCACTGGTACCAGGGCCGGATCTATCATTTCTTTAGGGGGGGCAAGCTTGACTtttggcgcccccccccccccgatttCCAAACtatttaccatttaaattttttctactatatgctttgtatatggggttgaaataaaataaaacttaggttgaataagaaagtgttattttaatgaaatagaaatgtctattttacaattttacatgaatccaaaacaatacaattgttttagaaaaaacaaatactaacaattatagaatctttatcttccgagccttctttgctgcaaatgtattaattatctgattcaaaataaatcaaagaagccctttcatgttcaattgatacaatgcttaaattagttagtctttgctgtttcatagaatttcttaaataggtttttataagcttcaatttgctgaaacttctcttccagatgctacagagactggaagcgttagaaagattttaagagctacatatatgtttggataaccctctttcaacttgctcttatgcaatattttgagcaaagatgctgctgttcgtcttccaatccatcttccatatttaaggcatgaaatttaaaaactctctatttcattcacaagctcttcttcatttaagtcactggcatatgttgtagctaattcttttgcttttacttttcaaagttttaacatccattttttttatttgatccccaccatatttgaaaaagtgatcttttgaaaagctcttcttcagtaaaatttggcccatcatcttcatgtgtgtctcctgtcattttctttttctttctctttcttgtttcGTTGTACTTGCTGTTATGcccatattattagctaaaaatgttgcctcatcaattgcctctgaaacagttaaatccctagttgaagataatacaatttagaagaccttgtatggtttcttgcagcattgtctactgttgtgtcctctctttgtagaaacttgctaactctatcaattttcttgaggactgaataccaaaagcatgtcataataacatattcaaaccttttcatgtttttaagtagcgatttagcttcagctcttgtttcaggaaatgagaactcatgggtagttaagtcttcaagagaagagagcactttgtccatatgtttataaataacctccaacagaatcaatccttgctgaccatcttgttttactttctgattttaacgaaaggggaaacatgttgttttaaaacttcccaccttgatgtaaagccatgaaagaagttgtagaggctgtttataataccaaaatacgattgtgcttcaacacaggcctctgctgaatgaaccccaactaaatttaaggaatgggctgagcataggacaaagtaggccagtttgttCCTCTTGCACAATCCTTGACTGGACACCCTTGTATTTCCCAGCCATGTTTGCTCCGTTGCCATACGACTGGCCCCCTGGCAAAACATCAAGTCTAGACCATCTTCTTTGAGCTTTTTAGCAATGCTTTCAAAAAGCCCCTCGCCTGTTTTTtcactcacagtaaaaaaatctaaaaagctttcaCATACCTCTGGCCCTTCATCAGTATATGTAATGTAACGAATGATTTcagtcatttgttcatttttacttacaatcagggtacagtcgaaaatcaatgaaaaatatttagtttttttttatgtccTGAATTATTTTCTTCTCTAATTGCATTTGCAATGGGGATCAAGTAACTCATCTTGTACTGTGTGAGAAAAATAGCTGAGCTGCCCTTTCTTATGGCGACCAATATGCTCACGCAAGGTTCATTAtagtgggaaattaaatctatagttttgagaaattttccactatttggatCTGCAAATTTTACAAGTTTCGTTTGCCCCTCTGAATGCACTACcctgttttgccaaaaataagacagcatctagtatacagcgtagtacttctctccagtgggattcctccttttttatctGATCCTGAAACCCTCCTTGTCGATCCCTCCTTTACCAAGTGACGTTTCTAATGCTttccatgaaacaaaggttttctttttggtactgggagttttcatgttctggcaatttgtcactgagttttttccaattgtgaatccctcctttcttgctaaaaacgaaattgttgattcatgttctgtgttcaaatgacgaaaaagcctgcatggaacacagtacaaagcattcattgtctcgctgtaagccaaataagattttttgaaaaattaaaattaaaattgtactcacattcactcccctgttcttcatggttaggccttttgagtctgaaactgaaacgacttcttgaaatgacgtagaagaggcccaaaatcagtagcatgcgaagtatgtggtttttcataaataaagtcattgttgtcttcttcctctgcacaaaagtccatgagatcttctcctccagcgttttcttctcccaccgcatcctcttgaacagacggtttatttctcgttgcttcaggttcggcttcgtctgtaagcaacagacataaatgcacacatgaccaaacattttaattttttaagtaggttacatgtacaacataaacgaattattacattgtgtaacattttataaatcatgtaggcctaactaaaaacgttaccaaaaatataatgttgttaatagtgccaataatgataaaaacatgctattttaaatttgggaaatactattacagtactagcctacagcctattcgataaaattaattgttttagtagtaagggccaaggggatattattacaatcaatgtattgttaacattttagtacgCATGTTACCGCATTAAAACTATCGTTAATAATAGCATAGAAAGTAagtgaaagaaaacattttatgtatatgttttttaatgtatttagttctgaatattttttaaaagtgtttatgctacgcaaggtgtggtgggcgtcggccgacgaatgtgaacgggagaggggttttcattcaggcaacgaatctataaaatatctataaactaaaactatatttacaattaatgatctataaaccacttatttttaacattaaaactgaagtttgttgtttattatgccgctatagcctataactgttttgtactcaaaatgaatcttaacaaattaaaaacaacaaaaattagttacccTTTGGGCCTTGATATTTTGCAACCATTTATGACATTAAAGTTGACGATTTCGCGGCCTCTTGTTGTCTTGCTTTAGCTTTCTTTCTGTGGAAACACCCTGAtggtttttgacgtgacaacgtcttaaattaggttgcggctcggagtcactcatgaaaaagtgtaacgcccggtaacgttacgatgcccgtccagtgggtccgcccccacgggatccgcacgggaaaAAAAGCAGATAAcctgggtccgccgcacgggataaagcagataactatgtttattcgtgaaaatgtggagtgcttagattcgtcatttccaacaactacaacaattaaaggtaaataattgtacactgatatttcattatcgcaaactatgattgattgattaattgttagttgacacaaaagttgagaaactgagtttataggttatgtacACTATTGGGCAAATTTTTGATAGgggttaagtaaattattagtttaaatcactctgcaatcaatcgtaattcagtcgattgagaagaaacagcgcgtattgctagtcaaacatttaaaataacaaaaattttaaccttctaacctgtcataaacagtgcgaccaaacaaacgaactaaaaccgaccaatcaccacgcgcggagttagaatttaactgtgtttagcaagaatttcaaattccaattttagtagtctaaatgttttattcaactttaccatttacaataaaaaattttaattaatttcaatttttgtacaatgttttagtaaacaaaatatatttctttagttaaaatttgtgcaattattattttcattcaattccttgttcctattgtgcaatttaataatattcatatcaataaatattctaaccgagaaaaagacgttgtcacgtaaaatcttcgcccgtaaaaccgactttacaggcaaccataattttttcgacatgttgatctatgttagtcacaggt belongs to Homalodisca vitripennis isolate AUS2020 unplaced genomic scaffold, UT_GWSS_2.1 ScUCBcl_13669;HRSCAF=23998, whole genome shotgun sequence and includes:
- the LOC124375123 gene encoding glutathione S-transferase 2-like, whose translation is AVMPLVLYYTETSPPTRSVDLVIHALGLTAEHKEVDLFSNEHLSPDFLKINPLHTIPAVDDNGFILWG